A single genomic interval of Mycobacterium sp. DL592 harbors:
- a CDS encoding DedA family protein: MNVESILESIPPLAVYLVVGLIIGIESLGIPLPGEIALVSAALLASRHTLDISVVWVAAAATIGAIIGDTIGYTIGRRFGMPLFERLAKRFPKHFGPGHVALAKQLFSRWGVWAVFFGRFIALLRILAGPLAGALRMRYPHFLAANASGAICWAGGTTAVVYFLGLAAEKWLSRFSWVALVVAIVLGIGMTMLLKERTRALIGQLEAEHDWETLRHAK; encoded by the coding sequence GTGAACGTCGAGTCGATTCTGGAGTCCATCCCACCGCTCGCGGTGTACCTGGTGGTGGGTCTCATCATCGGCATCGAAAGCCTCGGCATCCCGCTGCCCGGTGAGATCGCACTGGTCAGCGCGGCTCTGCTGGCGTCCCGGCACACGCTCGACATCTCGGTGGTGTGGGTGGCCGCGGCCGCCACGATCGGTGCCATCATCGGTGACACGATCGGCTACACCATCGGCCGCCGCTTCGGTATGCCGTTGTTCGAGCGGCTGGCCAAGCGGTTCCCCAAGCACTTCGGGCCCGGTCATGTCGCGCTGGCCAAACAGCTCTTCAGCCGCTGGGGGGTGTGGGCGGTGTTCTTCGGCCGCTTCATCGCACTGCTGCGGATCCTGGCGGGCCCGCTGGCCGGGGCGCTGCGGATGCGCTATCCGCACTTCCTGGCCGCCAACGCCAGCGGCGCGATCTGCTGGGCGGGCGGTACCACCGCGGTGGTGTACTTCCTGGGGCTGGCCGCCGAGAAGTGGCTGTCCCGCTTCTCCTGGGTGGCTCTGGTGGTGGCGATCGTCCTGGGCATCGGGATGACGATGCTGCTCAAGGAACGCACCCGCGCGCTGATCGGGCAACTCGAGGCCGAGCACGACTGGGAGACGCTGCGCCACGCGAAGTGA
- a CDS encoding DUF1206 domain-containing protein, whose translation MADNMVHGTVHRMTDSSAFETTARVGYAVSGVLHLLIAYIVVRLAFGSAGNADQSGALATLAAQRGGAVALWVVAVGLVGLACWRLAETVVGSHPNEPGDRDEGAKKLVNRGKSIALAVVYAGIALTAIRFATGGGKSNSAENASLTARLLQSGWGKAVLLVAAIAIMAVGGYHVYKGMSRKFEDDLKMTGRTAVTVLGTAGYAAKGLVLGGAGVLLVVATLTADPAKGAGLDAAVKSLGQAPFGRVLLVAAALGLAAYGGYCFVLARFARM comes from the coding sequence ATGGCCGACAATATGGTGCACGGCACCGTGCACCGGATGACCGACAGCAGCGCGTTCGAGACCACTGCCCGGGTGGGTTACGCCGTCAGCGGGGTGCTGCACCTGCTCATCGCCTACATCGTGGTGCGCCTGGCGTTCGGTTCGGCCGGCAACGCCGACCAGTCCGGGGCGCTGGCCACCCTGGCCGCGCAGCGCGGTGGCGCGGTGGCGTTGTGGGTGGTGGCCGTCGGCCTGGTGGGACTGGCCTGCTGGCGTCTCGCCGAGACCGTGGTGGGATCGCATCCCAACGAGCCCGGTGACCGCGACGAGGGCGCCAAGAAACTCGTCAACCGCGGGAAGTCGATCGCGCTGGCGGTCGTCTACGCCGGGATCGCCCTTACCGCAATCCGTTTCGCCACCGGCGGTGGCAAATCCAACAGCGCCGAGAACGCGAGTCTGACCGCTCGGCTGCTGCAGTCCGGCTGGGGCAAGGCCGTCCTGCTGGTCGCGGCGATTGCGATCATGGCCGTCGGCGGCTATCACGTCTACAAAGGGATGTCACGGAAGTTCGAGGACGACCTCAAGATGACCGGCCGAACCGCGGTGACCGTTCTCGGCACCGCCGGGTATGCCGCCAAAGGTCTGGTTCTCGGCGGAGCCGGGGTTCTGCTCGTCGTGGCGACCCTGACCGCCGATCCCGCCAAGGGCGCCGGATTGGATGCCGCGGTCAAGAGCCTGGGTCAAGCGCCGTTCGGCAGGGTTCTACTTGTCGCGGCAGCACTCGGGCTGGCCGCCTACGGCGGTTACTGTTTCGTGCTGGCGCGCTTCGCCCGGATGTAG